In a genomic window of Rhipicephalus sanguineus isolate Rsan-2018 unplaced genomic scaffold, BIME_Rsan_1.4 Seq561, whole genome shotgun sequence:
- the LOC119377745 gene encoding GRIP and coiled-coil domain-containing protein 1-like: MAKRRLKLREEQSAREREHTDHAIMLKELQRLLFEGRTFHENFEDNLEKVMREAAQAHVAMEYESKIQNLTQELDEVRKRLLVSEEKLRLISPLLIKMHQLVEEQRHAELETEKKQPGHRVTCLHQQTVGSRTQLGSLKNRPKDDWLCTQDCAAIQQIQERPSLLTREDATSPRSARIGPKTTERPFQQRKPERQDIAGPFWQQMPAAETIEAPCAESPMDLLAYIRELAGEDVLSLHAKAREKLRQLKEESEK, from the coding sequence ATGGCGAAGCGGCGATTGAAGTTGCGCGAAGAACAGAGTGCTCGTGAGCGGGAGCACACGGACCATGCAATCATGCTGAAGGAGCTTCAACGCCTGCTTTTCGAGGGGCGAACTTTTCATGAGAACTTTGAAGATAATCTGGAGAAAGTCATGAGGGAAGCTGCTCAGGCACACGTGGCGATGGAGTACGAGTCCAAAATACAAAACTTGACTCAGGAGCTGGACGAGGTGCGCAAGCGGCTGCTTGTGTCGGAGGAGAAGCTCAGACTGATTTCCCCCCTGCTGATCAAGATGCACCAGTTGGTCGAGGAACAACGCCATGCCGAATTggagacagaaaagaaacagcCAGGACATCGTGTGACGTGTCTGCATCAGCAGACTGTTGGAAGTCGGACACAATTGGGTAGCCTGAAGAATCGCCCGAAGGATGATTGGTTGTGCACGCAAGACTGTGCTGCCATCCAGCAAATTCAAGAGCGTCCCTCACTGCTCACACGAGAAGACGCAACCTCACCAAGGTCTGCAAGAATCGGACCCAAGACTACAGAACGGCCTTTCCAGCAAAGAAAACCTGAACGTCAGGACATCGCTGGACCGTTTTGGCAACAGATGCCTGCTGCTGAAACCATCGAAGCACCATGTGCTGAGAGCCCTATGGACCTGCTCGCCTACATCCGCGAGCTGGCAGGAGAGGACGTCCTCAGTCTCCATGCCAAAGCACGAGAGAAGCTTCGGCAACTAAAGGAGGAGTCCGAAAAATAG